One window of Oscillibacter hominis genomic DNA carries:
- a CDS encoding sulfide/dihydroorotate dehydrogenase-like FAD/NAD-binding protein — protein MYRIVRREALRPTVTLLEVEAPLIAKKAQPGQFIILRVDEDGERIPLTIYNADTAKGTITIIFQIVGATTEKLNHKAEGDYLQDFVGPLGKATETAGRKKVCVVGGGVGCAIAYPVAKAFHDNGTEVHTVVGFKNKDLVILEEDFRAVSDVMKLMTDDGTYGEKGLVTDALKQLIEAGNTYDEVFAIGPMMMMKFVSLTTKPYGLKTIVSMSPIMIDGTGMCGGCRISVGGETKFACVDGPDFDGHQVDWDLAVKRGAMYKEFERHAYEEACNLFKQEVK, from the coding sequence ATGTATCGCATCGTTAGAAGAGAGGCACTCCGGCCCACAGTGACGCTGCTGGAAGTGGAAGCGCCTCTGATTGCCAAAAAGGCCCAGCCGGGCCAGTTCATCATCCTGCGGGTGGATGAGGACGGGGAGCGCATCCCTCTGACCATCTACAATGCCGACACGGCCAAGGGCACCATTACGATCATCTTCCAGATTGTGGGTGCGACCACTGAGAAGCTGAACCACAAGGCGGAAGGGGACTATTTACAGGATTTCGTGGGCCCTCTGGGCAAGGCCACCGAGACGGCGGGCCGCAAGAAGGTCTGCGTGGTGGGCGGCGGCGTCGGCTGCGCCATTGCCTATCCCGTGGCCAAGGCGTTTCACGATAACGGCACCGAGGTCCACACGGTGGTGGGCTTTAAGAATAAGGACCTGGTCATCCTGGAAGAGGATTTCCGGGCAGTCAGCGATGTGATGAAGCTGATGACCGACGATGGCACCTATGGCGAAAAGGGCCTTGTCACCGACGCCCTCAAGCAGCTCATCGAAGCGGGCAACACCTATGACGAGGTGTTTGCCATCGGCCCCATGATGATGATGAAGTTTGTCTCCTTGACCACCAAGCCCTACGGATTGAAAACCATTGTCTCCATGAGCCCCATCATGATCGACGGCACCGGCATGTGCGGCGGCTGCCGGATCAGCGTGGGCGGCGAGACCAAGTTTGCCTGTGTGGACGGCCCCGACTTTGACGGGCACCAGGTGGATTGGGATCTGGCTGTGAAGCGCGGCGCCATGTACAAGGAATTTGAACGCCACGCTTACGAAGAAGCCTGCAATCTGTTCAAACAGGAGGTCAAATAA
- a CDS encoding Crp/Fnr family transcriptional regulator, with amino-acid sequence MMTREEIRRSPLFEGISYDSYLQMVDCFQMRTKAYQPGEIILNFGEGNPHQVGILEDGTAALLRIDADGNNTILEEMGAGSVFGETVAFSGIGGDSLMVVCEKDCRVEFVDYAHIVKRCERACTHHSMLVQNMLRLISDKTLALGERVEVLSQRSIRDKLMCYFTLQASKNGGSTFLLPFSLSRLAEYISTDRSAMMRELKKIREEGLAEVKNGEITLLL; translated from the coding sequence ATGATGACGCGGGAGGAGATCCGGCGGAGCCCGCTTTTCGAGGGGATCAGCTATGACAGCTACCTTCAGATGGTGGATTGCTTCCAAATGAGGACCAAGGCCTATCAGCCCGGGGAGATCATCCTCAACTTTGGGGAGGGCAACCCCCATCAGGTGGGGATTTTGGAGGATGGGACGGCGGCCCTGCTGCGCATTGACGCCGACGGGAACAACACCATCCTGGAGGAGATGGGGGCCGGCAGCGTGTTCGGTGAAACCGTAGCGTTTTCCGGTATCGGCGGTGACAGCCTGATGGTGGTCTGCGAAAAGGACTGCCGGGTGGAGTTTGTAGACTATGCACATATCGTCAAACGCTGTGAACGGGCATGCACCCACCACAGCATGCTGGTGCAGAATATGCTCCGGCTGATTTCCGACAAGACCCTGGCCTTGGGGGAGCGGGTGGAGGTGCTTTCCCAGCGCTCCATCCGGGATAAGCTGATGTGCTATTTTACGCTGCAGGCATCGAAAAATGGTGGCAGCACCTTTCTTCTGCCCTTCTCGCTGAGCCGTCTGGCGGAGTACATCAGCACCGACCGCAGCGCCATGATGCGGGAGTTGAAAAAGATCCGGGAAGAGGGGCTTGCGGAGGTAAAAAATGGGGAAATCACCCTGCTCCTGTAG
- a CDS encoding CBS domain-containing protein, with protein sequence MNIAYFLMPKSKVAFLYDDCTFRQGLEKMRHHGYTAIPVISRSGQYIGTVSEGDFLWALVQDTRGEVEPIALKDTETLHVRDIIRPGQYPCVRITVSMDALLHNATKQNFIPVVDDLGNFIGIVTRKDIIRYFAEEKVPMEA encoded by the coding sequence TTGAACATTGCGTATTTTCTAATGCCAAAGAGCAAAGTCGCGTTTTTATATGACGACTGTACCTTCCGCCAAGGTCTGGAGAAGATGCGGCACCATGGTTACACCGCCATCCCGGTCATCTCCCGGTCCGGTCAATACATCGGAACCGTCAGCGAGGGGGATTTCCTCTGGGCGCTGGTCCAGGATACCCGGGGCGAGGTGGAGCCCATTGCCCTGAAGGATACGGAAACCCTTCATGTGCGGGATATCATCCGGCCGGGCCAGTACCCCTGTGTACGGATCACCGTATCCATGGACGCCCTGCTGCACAACGCCACAAAGCAGAACTTCATCCCGGTGGTGGATGATCTGGGCAATTTTATCGGCATCGTCACCCGCAAGGACATCATCCGCTATTTCGCAGAGGAAAAAGTCCCAATGGAGGCATAG
- a CDS encoding sodium-dependent transporter, whose amino-acid sequence MKRENFQSRLGFLLVSAGCAIGIGNVWKFPYVTGENGGGVFVLFYLLFLIIMGVPVLTMELAVGRASRKSAVLGYKALEKPGSKWHIHGWFCVIGCYLLMMYYTTVSGWMLGYFFKFAGGAFSGLEGGEAIDGVFNAMLADPAEMAMWMVITVLAGFFVCSFGLQKGLERITKVMMIGLLVLIVVLAVHSLTLEGAMEGVKFYLLPDFQRASEVGLGNVITAAMNQSFFTLSLGIAAMEIFGSYMSKDHTLTGEAVRICGLDTFVALMSGLIIFPACFSFHVETTQGPPLIFMTLPRVFVNMAGGRLWGTLFFLFMTFASFSTVIAVFENLLASCIDNFGWSRKKSVVINCVFVLIASLPCLLGYNVLSGFHPILGKDVLDSEDFLVSNLLLPLGSLVYLLFCVSKWGWGYDKYLEEANTGTGLKMSRSRVLKFYLQFILPILILIILIMGL is encoded by the coding sequence ATGAAACGAGAAAACTTCCAATCCCGGCTGGGCTTTTTGCTGGTGAGCGCCGGCTGTGCCATCGGAATCGGGAACGTGTGGAAATTCCCCTATGTGACCGGCGAAAACGGCGGCGGCGTGTTTGTGCTCTTCTACCTGCTGTTTCTGATCATCATGGGCGTGCCCGTGCTGACCATGGAGCTGGCGGTGGGCCGTGCCAGCCGGAAAAGCGCGGTGCTGGGCTACAAAGCCCTGGAGAAGCCGGGCAGCAAGTGGCATATCCACGGCTGGTTCTGCGTCATTGGCTGCTATCTGTTGATGATGTACTACACCACCGTGTCCGGCTGGATGCTGGGCTATTTCTTCAAATTTGCCGGCGGCGCCTTCTCCGGTTTGGAGGGCGGCGAGGCCATTGACGGCGTGTTCAACGCCATGCTGGCGGATCCCGCCGAAATGGCCATGTGGATGGTGATTACTGTCCTGGCCGGCTTCTTTGTATGCAGCTTTGGCCTGCAAAAGGGGCTGGAGCGTATCACGAAGGTCATGATGATCGGGCTTCTTGTGCTGATCGTGGTGCTGGCGGTCCACAGCCTGACTTTGGAAGGCGCCATGGAGGGTGTAAAATTCTATCTGCTGCCTGATTTCCAGCGGGCTTCCGAGGTGGGGCTTGGCAATGTGATTACCGCAGCCATGAACCAGTCCTTCTTCACCCTGAGCCTGGGCATCGCAGCCATGGAGATTTTCGGCAGCTATATGTCCAAGGACCACACCCTCACCGGCGAGGCCGTCCGCATCTGCGGGCTGGACACCTTTGTGGCGCTGATGTCCGGCCTTATCATCTTCCCCGCCTGCTTCTCCTTCCATGTGGAGACCACCCAGGGCCCTCCACTGATCTTCATGACGCTGCCCCGCGTGTTTGTGAACATGGCCGGCGGCCGGCTCTGGGGCACGCTGTTCTTCCTGTTCATGACCTTTGCCAGCTTCTCCACCGTCATCGCGGTGTTTGAGAACCTGCTGGCCAGCTGCATCGACAACTTCGGCTGGAGCCGGAAAAAGTCGGTGGTCATCAACTGCGTCTTTGTCCTGATTGCCAGCCTGCCCTGCCTGTTGGGCTACAACGTGCTGAGCGGCTTCCATCCCATCCTGGGCAAGGACGTATTGGACAGCGAGGACTTTTTGGTCAGCAATCTCCTGCTGCCCCTGGGCTCTCTGGTCTACCTGCTCTTCTGCGTCAGCAAGTGGGGCTGGGGCTACGACAAATACCTGGAGGAAGCCAATACGGGCACCGGGCTTAAGATGTCCCGCAGCCGGGTTTTGAAGTTCTATCTCCAGTTCATCCTGCCCATCCTGATCCTCATCATCCTGATCATGGGACTGTAA